From Helicoverpa zea isolate HzStark_Cry1AcR chromosome 12, ilHelZeax1.1, whole genome shotgun sequence:
agtaagcaaatcgacaaatagaatattgggaatggcCGTTAGTGTATTGGATAGTGAGATGTGAAACAGCGAGTCTGAAGTTAGCTATTGGAATGCACAGATATTTTAAGGACActgtatgtatattgtatagtcAATTGGGATTAGTACTCGCTAAGATATCGGTGGAAGATTATCAAGTAcctaacaaacaaatgtttgaaGTAACATCTTTTCCACTAACCTGCATCAACACTGGTTCCAGCGAAGTTAGCTTGCCCTCAACTCGTTGATACGCTATCGAACAATCCAACAGCAATATAGTGGGGTTCGATATCTGTTGAGGCATGCCCCTGTGAGCGACATTCTTAGTGAGCACGACGCCTTGCACGACGCAGCTGTCGCGCATCGTACCGCCCGGCACCTTCTTAACTTGCACGTAGTTTCGTACATCTATGTCGTTGCTGTTCACGTCTGTATTACGGAAAAAATCTAGCTTATATTGAGATGGATAGTAAAATTTGAGTTGGGATAGGATTACGTGTAAAATGTTGTCGGGGATAAGATCGAAAACTAGACGGCAAGCAAACAAGGGTCTACGAgatagtaggggaggcctagaagggattttgggatttactcaagcgcggcagattagtatatagggaggtacctattaccccatttaacacctccaccaaatataagccctgtatatgtagccgcgtgtatagaataaaggatcagattagtaaaaaaaaaatatcatctgacattctccagcgcgtcagattaagatagggtaagttagttgtatgctaaaaagtgtatattccactaatctgacaatttgcgattgacgataagaagtaggaaggttacaaacttgtaaaaaaaaaacttcatcttgactttctcgagcgcggctaattttttttttattttgaagggaataattcaacgttcacgaaaaatatataatctgacgattcccgtaagccgaagtaaggaaaattaatcgataaagtttaaagcgtgcagctacgtgatgccggtattctcctcccaggtttctattcctctctctcttttttcaattcaattcatttgcaataagtgttggtacatttagggtcttaaataatctacactaatattataaagctgaagagtttttttgtttgaactcgctaatctcaggaagtcatacatagtatgcagatatactgtttttaacgaagacgattcattttattggctactttcgttaaatacgtgttccttccagttgcattgcttgtctatcgtgataccgagaaatgccatttcgtatacttcttctaatttatgtcctctataattactctttatagtcttctttttatacagtcgtggtggcctagtcatccggttagactggaagccgaccccaacatagttgggaaaaaggctaggcagatgatgatgagccttatttttcatctatatgtattaaattgaataaaattagtttttgtaagatttacgcgtagattatttccgtcaagccatgttattatagattcaattgtattgtttatgtcacatgtatatttatcaatgtcattataattcaatgtaattattatagaaatgtatgtaatgtatgagcagattggtacactccgccaatagcaatttcatacatatcattggataggcctttttatctagaacaacctttattatgacagctttgttgaaatgtttgtccgttctgggatatagatcaaaaagtgtgtaaaagttaaaactaaataatctattgatatctcaagttttaaaggaataccaaagtgctacaacgtgtatgtcttgtaagtactaagtacttgctgtgcagacattggtgtccaagataaacttagacagtaaatacaaacttagaaaagttgcattggtacttgcctgacctggaatcgaatccacatacttgagaggttggttctttactcactaggccaccacgacttagataatgattataacaaaattaaaaaacaacgacattggtgttaatttttcaaagaaaattaggttacagtattgattattattagttttaaaaactttccattgtcagattaagcgagtctctccagataatcgtcagattataagatgattacgttaagggtacataaatgaaccatatatatcttaatctgacgcgctcgagtatttcaaaatggcgatttttttttgcaattttaaataatgaccacgagtttaggtcacgtctaaatcgtcagattattgcataagagacttcgttttggttcacttaacaccccttttgaaaatctgtcgcgctcgataaaattatttttttttcccatttttaacccttacctacgaccacccccaccatggaaacagtcagattaatatacgtatgtttaaaaaatgacgtacgacgtgcatgctattaatatctgacgcgctcgagtatgtccatgcaactgttttttttttacatttttgaaagtttatagccgctccacccaccgatgaaagtgtgtgtatgtcaggacatttttttcttcttatcatctaagcttcgcaatctaataggtctcattgacgctcgagtcactcccggtttagcactcttgcctcccctactaAGATAGTTGGGTCAAATTCGATCCTAGACGACTACCTTTCGCCAGACAAAATATCGTACCTATGTAATGGATGGACATTTTAAGAAAGAAAGTGATTCTGAGAGGTAACCTGTCACGAGGGATCAAAGATCTTATTTTCAAAAGTGCCGCGCCAGGCACTGCCGCATCAGCAGCTAAGAACGCTACATACCTGTACCTATGAGCACGTACCTAGCACGATGGTGTCTGCGGCGTGCAGGCACAGCGGGTACAGCACTTGCGCCCAGGCGGCCGGCAGCGCATGCCGAGCTAAGCACTGCCGCATCAGCAGCCGTAAGTGCTCTTCGCCTGACACCACGATAGCTTTGCATATGTTTCGCGCTTCTGTTGTCCCtagaaatgcaaaaaaaaaacgtcaaaatataaataaaaacggaCCCAGTATGGAACCCTGAGGAACTCCCGCTTCGCTGATGCCCCAGATGACGCTAAAAATCAAATCTTTGATTTTTTATGCTGTCTATGTGAAAGTCACGAATGAATAAAGACAAAACAATTACCAATAAATCCGTTATCACTTATCGACAGTTAGGAATATCATGGTTAACGTAACCGAATGCCTTGGAGAAATTGATGAAAACATTAAtcgcagatttttttttagggTTTAAGATCcaattataaaatgtatacaCTGTTTTGTTTTCTGACctaaaaaactatataaaaaaagatttacCTTCATTTTGTTCCATAACTGGAGCCTCTTCTTCGCTAGATGAAGATTTTCTTtctgaaaaattacaaaaaacatcaGTATCGAAATTAAAAAACCTTATGCGGTTGCAATAAGATGGATTATTGCTTACCTGCTTTAGCTGTTTTGATCAGCCTTGCAGAATTCTCCCCGAGATTTAGATCTAGGCAGTATGACGACACACTTTCAACCAACCTCGTTGATTCCTCGGCTATGAAAAGAAAATGCCTTCGATCAATACAGATAATTAACACCCTTAACTACTCACaccaatacaaataaattcataaatggaacatataatttatgaaaaaaatatagcaattcTTACGTGATTCGTCCTCTTCATCTGTGGCCCTTGGTGGTAATATTAAAGGTTTATACAGTGCATAGTCTGCAAACTGAGGCAGTTCCGTCATACTTTCCATATAACCTGCACTGAGCAGATTTTGGCATACTAATGTTGCTTGCGCTCTGAAAAAGAGATCGCACTTATTCTTTGATCGTATATTCAAGTTTGACGATCGAAAAAAGGGCTTTGTCttaaacaatacaacacatTTTACTGTGATTCCTTACCTTGTTTTGTTGTTAGTGTTGTCCATCACCCATTGGAGAATATCACAACCGCGCCATACCCCATTGTAGCGGACGAGACGATaccttgaaataataataattttgtaacagTCCGTAACAACCACCCTATTGATTCGCCGATGAGGTATGACAAGCTTTCATCATCATCGTTTGCATTTCTGAGGTTAGGCATTTGACTAATGGTAATTTTGACTATCATAAAATCATTAGTGGCATAAAATCTTCGGACAAGGTTTGTTCGAGCAGTCAATGGTTAAATTTAcaaatgcaaagttatttggcggGAACCGTACATTACCTGTGCTGCTGCGTAGGCAGCGTGAAGGTGAGTTGTCTGAAGACATCATGTAAAGCCTCCTTATGAGAAGTACGCGTTTCACAGCGTTCCTCTTGTTCTCGGGCAAACATGAAGTTGTCGCGTAACTTGCTTGCTTGCTGGGATTTGTTCTCCGGGAATTTGACCTGATGAATATCACTTATATTGTCATAAAATCTGAAATAATCCTTATTCTTACCTCCATTATAGATGCAaaagtaagtttatttatttggtatatATGCTTTCACTCTGTAAGAGCTGAACTGATTGGAGACGGGATGGGCTTGCTACTTTTTGACAACAGAACTTATAAACTATAAATGCCAGCCGCACGCAAGAATAAGCATAACTGATGATAATTTTCCGCTTGTGCTTCTGCTCAATTAAATGTTTCTGTTATACAGTTGAACCAACCTGTAAGTTCTCCTGCAAAGTCCTCAAATCGGGAGGTATCTCTCCAGTCATGTCATTCTCCTTGAGATAACTCAGCACCACATTGCAGCAGTAATTGCAAACTCGCAATCCACCAGCACAGCCAAATATGTGCCCTAAGTTAATGGAATATTGTTTAAATTCACTATTTTATGGGTTTAATATGAGAAGCTATGCAATCTTTTTGAagaaattagttttattatatttgtgctTTAATTAATGGTCATTTACAAGGATTTACTTCTGtgtagttttcaaaaaaaaaaaaattgtaatatcaGTAGCCTGAATTACTCCTTATATTGGTATCTACCAATTGCCCATGAAAATATATTCAGCTGTTTTCTAAACAACCAACAGATATTCTAGAGTATGTTAAACTGGATATCATATGAGAAACTAGTAACATATTAAGGCATATGCACTGTCTTAATGAATGTACATTACCTGGTACCCGTTGGCTGCAGCACCTAGAACAGAATATCTGACCACAAACACGGCAATGGTGCCTTCTTCTTAACGTGCTGAACCTTGTGGCACATTCGTAACACTCCCGTGATATATCATCTGGCATCCAGTACCGAGCCAGCTCGGTATCTGCGTATTTTGTGCCACTCTACaagttgataaaaatatacaatttatttaattctattaaatatttgtattttctttctcaCAATAGAGATAAACACAATTTACATTATGCATACTTTTGCGATAACTAAGTATTTGAACCTTTATCAAGGCCTATCCTTTATTAAGTTTACAGTGTGGTCGGTAAGTGAGGTCAACACAATTAGTTTTTGCTAACATATGATAGGTATTTGTGTGTATTGTGCTTTGTTATTCTTTGTCTACAAGTACTGAGTAAAATTTGGTCAGTGTGCAACCTtgataatagaaaatattttttttataatttcaatagaGGAACTAAATAAATTCTACTTACGTTAGATCCCAAGGCAATAAGACTGCTTATTCTCCTCAGAACGTTAGGTAAACTCCTTCCTTCCAACTCTACAGCATAAGAGCCTGTCTCTGGTTTCCCCACATCATATTCTTGCCTTTCATCCTCAGTCTGAGGGGCGTCTTTGCCGTCGCTCATCGCTTTATTTTGCTCAGCTGTATCGCTCGGCGAAAATATTGGAAACTTCCATAATTTATTAAAGAACGTTGACACACCACTCTGAGAGGACTCCGGTTCGTAACGAGGAAACTCTGTGATTTGTGATGTATCATATTTGTCCATAATCAGGAAATTATTGTggaatagttaaaataaaacattgaaaatacaatatttcGTATTGCAGAAGCAAAATTCGTCTACAATATTTGTCATCAAACATCAACGTCAACATTATCATCAAAATGACATGACAGTGATAACGACGACCAGACTGTACGTTCAGAAATCAAGAAACAAAATTGCCGTGGTTAGAACGGAAAGTTATAAACCGATAGTTTTCTCGCGactcatttttttatacaagtaCAAACTATTGTAGATAAAAGCGATTTCCATTTTTCCGTGTCGTAATAATGCGCAGTAATGCGCTCCACGAAATAAGACAATTCATTGACATCTATCACAAACATGACATGACAATTCGATTTTGTCAAAGTCAATTTACATCTACGATTAGAATTTGTACAGGAGGAGATCCGAAAATTTAAGAGATTCGTTTCCTCTTGCTTTTTTCGATCTACTTTTAACAAAACAATGGGAGAAGTATCACTAGAAACGGCAGCTTATGCCAAGATTATCTTACACGCTGCCAAATACCCGCACTGCGCTGTGAACGGGGTCCTTCTAGCTGATGCCACAAAAATCAGGGATGGAGCTAAAAACCAGGACCTGGATATTGTGGACACAGTTCCCCTGTTCCACCACAGCCATTACTTATCACCGATGGCTGAAATAGCCCTGACACAGGTAATCCATTTGCGATTTAGTAAATTGTTATTGCGAGGTTAATTAATGATTTTGGAATGATACGGTTTTAAGTTATCTCAATTGTCAACGTTAACAAAATACCATTGGACTAGTAATTGCATTAATTATCATCAtggttttattcaaattttcttaCATTAAAAACTCATTTCTCATTTTGTCATCCTTCAGATTGAAACCGTGGCTCAGACTGACAACCGTGTGATAGCTGGCTACTATGCCGCCTGTGAGAACTTCAAAGACAATACGGTTGAAAAGTGCCCCGGACAAAAGATAGCGGAGAAGATTGCTGAGCACTTCCCTTCAGCTGTGTTTGTTGTCGTAAGTTTTATACTAAATCTCAAATCTAACCTTGATTTTGCCAGTCACATCTGGGCTCACTCCAGGAGGTGGATGCCACCATGCCACTTTACCATGGGTTGCTTTATCGAAATCAATAAGGAGGAGTATAAAAGTTGTATGAAGCCTACTTTTGTTTTGCTAAATATATTGGAATTTTCAAAGATGTAGaagattttgaaataaatactacTTTGATGTCAGCAGTAAGCATCTTGATTGATAATGAATGAAGTTATGATATATCTCAATGTCTTGATATCTAGCTGTTCCCTCTTGTAGGGTTCTAAAGTATGTTCAAAATATCCCTCCTATTTTTGTTATCTAATCTAAACATTGAATTTTCTTCTCCAGGTGGATAACAAGAGGATGATGCAGCATCTTGACACTCCAGCCATCAAGCTGCACAAGTATGCTGATGGAAGGTGGAAGCTCAAGGATGCCAACAGGGTTATGTTCCGTAAGTAGCTAACAACTTTATTACTTGCTTCTACCAACGGCTTTACCTGCATCTTGTGGGAACTTCTGCACAACCCTAGCCTGCTTATAGCtctcctcgataaatgagctatgtaatgctgaaagaatttttcaaatcggataaTTTTCCTTTATAATGTTGTAGTCAAATAATTGTAGAGAaggaatataaaaatacttgttgaaTATTTACTGATTGTctaaagttttgtttgtttgttgtttaatatcttattatattatatcctaTTATATGAATCATTCGTAAGTTGtgactatacatacatattgttATTTCTTTCTAGAATCACCGTATGTCTTGGAGACAGTATCACACTTGCTGCAACGAGGGGTCCAGAAAGATCTCGTCGATTTCGACAACTACCTGGATGATTTGTCTCAAGACTGGACCAATCTTGGCATTGAGAAGCTGATTGCCAGCATCAATGCGTCGAATACCATTGACTGCAAGGAGGATGATAAACTTTTCCGATAATGTTAAGGGAGTATTTAgtcaattatttatgtaaactatAACTTTTTGATGATAGTGGAAGCGCAGGGCCTAGCACAAGCATTTCAGGATATTTTGGCAGTAGCTGTCCTGTGCAGGTTCATCAATATTTAATGGGACTTTAGTATCCTTTTCAATTTCGATTGGATAACTTCTTTTAGGAACAACCTTATCACACAGCTGAAATAAGATTCCATTCTTGTTAACTTTGCCAACTATAGTGCTATAGTAAGCACTATTTTGTGGGTATTTTTACCAATTAGATTCAGTTTTAAAAACATGTAACAATATTGTGCTATAGGTTGTCCATATTTCAGTATGGATTAGAAGCATTTTATCGCATCGCAGTTTGAAGAAGTATGATAAAGTAAGTAGTTTACTTGTGTCGTAATTAGAGTAATTTATTACATAACTTGAATATACGAATTTTATATTACATATATGTGTTAAGGATTGTTATAGGACCCGTAGATATTATATCTGGTTATACTGCATTTAGTATTtgtgtattatttatatttcaaaatcaTCTTTAATTTTTGGGTAATATTAAGTGAAGTTATGATTTGAAGCAAGTGAATTCGTTTTTTCCAGTTCCAAAAAATAGTCACTTTTTCAAGGTAGTGTGCAATAAACATGGTAGAAAAtacctaatgttattttatttgtttgtgtatgtTTTCACATTCAAACTTAACTGTTTCCTAAGCCATATGAAGTAGAGTATTTGtcggtaatttaaataaattaacacataataacaataatcatTGTTGTTAAcaatatcttgacttagcgcacgaggtggTCGCtatgtgggatgtcgacacggctgttattgtgccgattgtcattacggccaatggtctaatagccaagagcctcaaccaacacctcaggaggctctcgttgggcggctggatcaagggattgattcagaaggcagtactccttgatacggcgcgtattgtgaggaggtttctgtcgctgggaccctaaccaccggtaccttggaccctgtgcccgatatcggtggccatctattttttatatttttaaatgtttttttatttttttataatctaatatttaaaaatataaataatatgttgaaagataaataaaagcaCAATGGCATCATTGTTGTTTATATAACACTGTATTCAAAAATTGTATGGATATATTACTGAATACCGGTactcaatattgttttattatagtgtaagtgtatttaaaatatatctgtTTTTGTTTATCACTCCATTCCTTAGCATAAGTTTTATTGTGAAAGCAATATTTATGAAGTAAAATATGAACCAATATATGACTAgtttactgtatttatttatataataattacttataaattattaaagtatTCCTCAATTAATTTCTTGCATTTATTCATGGCGGTCAAGTCTCCAGCTTTGCCTTGGAACTTACCATTCTTGAATGCACCTTTACCTTTCAGTAATTCTgttattctgaaaatatttgtattatggTTATTTTTGGGAAATTTGTTGGGGTG
This genomic window contains:
- the LOC124635204 gene encoding ER membrane protein complex subunit 8/9 homolog, with protein sequence MGEVSLETAAYAKIILHAAKYPHCAVNGVLLADATKIRDGAKNQDLDIVDTVPLFHHSHYLSPMAEIALTQIETVAQTDNRVIAGYYAACENFKDNTVEKCPGQKIAEKIAEHFPSAVFVVVDNKRMMQHLDTPAIKLHKYADGRWKLKDANRVMFQSPYVLETVSHLLQRGVQKDLVDFDNYLDDLSQDWTNLGIEKLIASINASNTIDCKEDDKLFR